The proteins below come from a single Miscanthus floridulus cultivar M001 chromosome 1, ASM1932011v1, whole genome shotgun sequence genomic window:
- the LOC136488641 gene encoding 16.6 kDa heat shock protein-like: MEAAVARRPRVLTEIDPHSEWVHAREFDALVVDVTGFSKDQLKVQVEPSGSLKVSGERAVDGGGGRQWCHFTKRFDLPAGCCDVDDNVAAITVQLDKGMLYIQVPRRQSAAWRGTEQQPAEAEVYEDALRLRGESDETSDDGHGWNIGRVAAARRDGEHHHPLRLLARGVSRHRQVVLNVVLAVVLLWLVVFAKND; encoded by the exons ATGGAAGCGGCGGTGGCGCGTCGGCCTCGCGTCCTCACCGAGATCGACCCGCACAGCGAGTGGGTGCACGCGCGCGAGTTCGACGCGCTCGTGGTGGACGTCACAG GGTTCAGCAAGGACCAGCTGAAGGTGCAGGTGGAGCCGTCGGGGAGCCTCAAGGTGAGCGGCGAGCGCGCCGTCGACGGGGGTGGCGGCAGGCAGTGGTGCCACTTCACCAAGCGGTTCGACCTCCCAGCAGGCTGCTGCGACGTCGACGACAACGTCGCCGCGATCACCGTCCAACTCGACAAGGGCATGCTCTACATCCAGGTGCCGCGCCGGCAGAGCGCCGCCTGGCGGGGCACCGAGCAGCAgccggcggaggcggaggtgtaCGAGGACGCGCTGCGACTGCGAGGAGAGTCGGACGAGACCAGCGACGACGGCCACGGCTGGAACATCGGCCgcgtggcggcggcgcggcgagacGGCGAGCATCATCACCCGCTCCGGCTGCTCGCCAGGGGCGTCAGCAGGCACCGGCAGGTGGTTCTGAACGTCGTGCTCGCCGTCGTCCTCCTCTGGCTCGTCGTGTTCGCCAAGAACGACTGA
- the LOC136459633 gene encoding uncharacterized protein, with the protein MSNYRMETLTFEVVGFHRTYHAILGRPCYAKFMVVPNCTNLKLKMPGPCEVITIGTSFLCAYECEVECCDHAMAIVASKELVAIGKEVAEEAPDPKWSAGSFEPVEGAKEVLIDPSSSKVKVVRIGHAPSR; encoded by the coding sequence atgtctaattataggatggagacactcaccttcgaggtggtcgggttccatagaacctaccacgccatcctgggacgtccatgctacgcgaagttcatggttgTCCCTAACTGCACCaatctaaagctgaagatgccaggaccgtgcgaggtcatcaccatcggcacatcCTTCCTGTGCGCCTATGAATGCGAGGTTGAGTGTTGTGATCATGCCATGGCAATCGTTGCCTCTAAGGAGCTTGTGGCCATCgggaaggaggtcgccgaagaagcacccgaccccaagtggTCGGCCGGGTCTTTCGAGCCAgtggagggcgccaaggaggtcctcatagaccccagtagCTCCAAGgtcaaagtggtgcgcattggccatgctccaagccggtga